From the genome of Virgibacillus siamensis, one region includes:
- a CDS encoding OsmC family protein, with protein MAEHQFDLKADWPGGRNSTGYIEAGNLQTKISIPPEMDGPGVGTNPDEMLLGAAATCYLITLAAMIERARLPLKEMSLDSAGIVDVTDGVITYKRIIHKPHVALQDDAERKHYRMLEKLVDKAEESCMISRALKGNVSVEVEADII; from the coding sequence ATGGCAGAACACCAATTTGATTTAAAAGCAGACTGGCCTGGTGGTCGTAACAGTACCGGCTATATTGAAGCAGGAAACTTACAGACGAAAATCTCCATACCACCTGAGATGGATGGACCGGGTGTTGGAACAAATCCGGATGAAATGCTGCTTGGAGCGGCCGCAACATGTTATTTAATTACACTTGCAGCTATGATTGAGCGGGCGCGGCTGCCATTAAAGGAAATGTCCCTCGATTCGGCCGGAATTGTCGATGTGACAGACGGTGTGATTACATACAAGCGAATTATTCATAAACCACATGTCGCATTGCAGGACGATGCTGAACGGAAACATTACCGCATGTTGGAAAAACTGGTGGATAAGGCGGAGGAAAGCTGCATGATCTCCCGCGCTTTAAAAGGAAATGTAAGTGTCGAGGTCGAAGCAGACATAATATGA
- a CDS encoding DUF488 domain-containing protein, with protein MPVQMKRIYEEASEDDGLRVLVDRVWPRGMSKEKAKLDHWMKEIGPSSELRKWFGHDPDKFDDFKERYREELGSGDQHEELRKLKELTKQNDKNVTLLYSAKDKKHNQARILKEILDHQ; from the coding sequence ATGCCAGTGCAGATGAAACGGATTTATGAAGAAGCAAGCGAAGATGACGGCCTCCGCGTTTTGGTCGACCGCGTCTGGCCGCGCGGCATGTCCAAGGAAAAAGCAAAACTTGACCATTGGATGAAGGAAATCGGTCCCTCATCTGAACTTCGAAAGTGGTTCGGGCATGACCCCGACAAGTTTGATGATTTCAAAGAGAGGTATAGGGAAGAGCTCGGAAGCGGAGATCAGCATGAGGAACTTCGCAAACTGAAAGAGCTGACGAAGCAGAATGACAAAAACGTAACACTGCTGTATTCCGCGAAGGATAAAAAACATAACCAGGCCCGCATCCTGAAAGAAATATTGGACCATCAATAA
- a CDS encoding phospho-sugar mutase — MAEWEKVHEKWTTFHNLDPVLKEELDHLADNQHALEDAFYKELTFGTGGLRGVLGAGINRMNIYTVRKAVNGLAQYLRENRVNVYDRGVAISYDSRYMSQEFAMETAKVLGAYGIRSYVFETLHPTPALSFAVRYLGAAAGVMITASHNPPEYNGFKVYNEDGGQIVPAEADEIIAFIQQTENELTVPFLERSELEAKELLNWIGDEIDNAYLEQLLQISKLDNEELQQQKDMPIVFTPLHGTAFELVTQGLRQLNFTNVDVVKEQAAPDPEFSTVDSPNPEEHQAFTMAIHEGKNSNADVLIGTDPDADRLGVAAKDDSGEYKVLTGNQLGSLLLDYILSHSQDAILANGRMIKTIVTSELGKKIAAAYDVETIDTLTGFKYIGEKIRQFDATGESFVFGYEESYGYLISSFSRDKDAVQAAVLACEMAYYWKKRGKTLHEALDGLFEKYGYYLEGMSALTLKGKEGSEKIAAIMKNIRSQPLTEIDGLKVLQVEDYLAGERKLLENGSVEEINLPKENVVKFKLEKDCWVCLRPSGTEPKIKCYFGVCTTSKEESASTLERLKREMESVMDQV; from the coding sequence TTGGCTGAGTGGGAAAAAGTGCACGAGAAATGGACAACTTTTCATAATCTTGATCCGGTGCTGAAAGAAGAGCTGGATCATTTGGCGGATAATCAACATGCGCTGGAGGATGCATTTTATAAGGAATTAACATTCGGAACAGGCGGCTTGCGCGGTGTTCTGGGAGCAGGCATAAACCGGATGAATATTTATACAGTACGAAAAGCCGTTAACGGGCTTGCTCAATATTTGCGGGAGAACCGGGTCAACGTTTATGACCGTGGTGTGGCAATTTCCTATGATTCCAGGTATATGTCGCAGGAATTTGCCATGGAAACGGCCAAAGTGCTCGGTGCGTATGGTATCAGATCCTATGTCTTTGAAACATTGCACCCGACACCGGCATTGTCATTTGCTGTCCGGTACCTGGGGGCAGCCGCGGGGGTTATGATCACAGCAAGTCACAATCCGCCGGAATATAATGGGTTCAAAGTTTATAATGAGGATGGCGGGCAAATTGTTCCCGCTGAGGCAGATGAGATCATCGCCTTTATTCAGCAGACGGAAAATGAATTAACTGTCCCATTTTTGGAACGGAGTGAACTGGAAGCAAAAGAGCTGTTGAACTGGATCGGCGACGAAATTGATAATGCGTATTTGGAACAGCTTTTACAAATTTCTAAGCTTGACAATGAGGAGCTGCAACAGCAAAAAGACATGCCAATTGTGTTTACACCGCTCCACGGAACTGCCTTTGAACTGGTTACACAAGGGTTGCGTCAGTTGAACTTTACCAATGTTGACGTTGTAAAGGAACAGGCTGCGCCGGATCCGGAATTTTCAACGGTTGACTCGCCGAATCCGGAAGAACATCAGGCATTTACAATGGCAATTCATGAGGGGAAAAATTCAAACGCTGACGTCCTGATTGGCACAGATCCCGATGCAGACCGACTGGGCGTTGCTGCGAAAGATGATTCGGGTGAATATAAAGTGCTGACCGGAAATCAGCTTGGCTCGCTGCTATTGGACTACATTCTTTCCCACAGTCAAGATGCAATCCTGGCGAATGGCCGGATGATCAAAACGATTGTAACATCGGAACTGGGTAAAAAAATTGCCGCAGCGTATGATGTTGAAACAATTGATACATTGACCGGTTTTAAATATATTGGCGAAAAGATCCGTCAATTTGATGCGACTGGTGAATCTTTTGTTTTTGGGTATGAAGAAAGTTATGGCTATTTAATCAGCAGCTTTTCCCGGGATAAAGATGCTGTACAGGCAGCCGTCCTTGCCTGTGAGATGGCCTATTACTGGAAAAAGCGGGGCAAAACACTGCATGAAGCATTGGATGGACTGTTCGAAAAATACGGATATTACCTTGAAGGCATGTCTGCTTTGACACTGAAGGGTAAAGAAGGATCCGAAAAAATTGCAGCCATTATGAAAAACATCCGCAGCCAACCATTGACGGAAATTGACGGTCTGAAAGTGCTGCAAGTGGAAGATTATCTGGCAGGTGAACGAAAACTGCTTGAAAACGGCTCAGTTGAGGAAATCAACTTACCAAAAGAAAACGTCGTAAAATTCAAACTTGAAAAGGATTGCTGGGTATGCCTCCGTCCATCCGGGACAGAGCCGAAAATTAAATGCTACTTTGGGGTGTGTACAACAAGCAAGGAAGAGAGTGCCAGTACGCTTGAGCGCCTGAAGCGCGAGATGGAAAGTGTGATGGATCAGGTTTGA
- a CDS encoding AI-2E family transporter, with the protein MVQHKRWFQTLITFILIFLLILLISATDFIFDPIFKYVGAVAIPVIGAGVLYYLTRPIMHLLEKYKVNRIISIIIVFLLLVLLGYLLITYIAPIAQKQVTRLIESIPEMISAVQDFIIYWQANQENIPQEVNDTINNITSNLQTYTETAMSFIFGFVGDLISFIFSIVLIPFFLFFMLKDGDKFAPFVTQIFEKKKAKNFRELLHKIDEVLTSYIQGQLIVSLCVGILLYIGYSIIDLDYAMTLALFAMLVNVIPFLGPFLAVIPALIVGVFQDPIMAVWIGIIMLVAQQLEGNLVSPNVMGRALKLHPLTVITIILAAGSIAGFLGILFAVPFYAVAKTVIVHFYHTYYKKNGDDALI; encoded by the coding sequence ATGGTGCAGCATAAGCGGTGGTTCCAGACACTTATCACGTTTATACTCATTTTCTTACTTATCTTATTAATCTCAGCAACGGATTTTATTTTTGATCCGATTTTTAAATATGTTGGTGCGGTAGCCATCCCAGTTATTGGAGCAGGCGTTCTGTATTATTTAACACGGCCAATTATGCATCTGCTGGAAAAATACAAAGTTAACCGGATTATTTCGATTATCATTGTATTTTTGCTGTTAGTATTGCTCGGATATTTATTAATTACATATATTGCTCCAATTGCACAAAAACAGGTAACAAGACTGATTGAAAGCATTCCGGAGATGATTTCAGCGGTACAGGATTTTATCATTTACTGGCAGGCAAATCAGGAAAATATACCTCAGGAAGTCAATGACACGATTAATAACATTACATCCAATTTGCAGACGTACACTGAAACTGCTATGTCATTTATATTCGGCTTTGTCGGGGACCTGATCAGCTTTATTTTTTCCATCGTGCTTATCCCGTTTTTCCTTTTTTTCATGTTAAAAGACGGAGACAAATTCGCGCCGTTTGTAACCCAAATATTTGAAAAAAAGAAAGCAAAAAATTTCCGGGAACTGCTCCATAAAATTGATGAAGTCCTAACATCCTATATACAAGGACAATTAATTGTCAGCCTTTGTGTTGGCATACTCCTGTACATTGGCTATTCGATTATTGATTTGGATTATGCGATGACTTTGGCACTGTTTGCAATGCTCGTGAATGTTATCCCATTTCTCGGACCATTTCTGGCAGTCATTCCGGCATTGATTGTCGGCGTCTTTCAGGACCCGATTATGGCAGTTTGGATAGGTATTATCATGCTCGTCGCTCAACAGCTTGAGGGAAATCTTGTTTCACCGAATGTTATGGGACGCGCACTGAAACTGCATCCGCTTACGGTAATCACCATCATCCTGGCTGCGGGAAGCATTGCAGGCTTTCTCGGCATTCTTTTTGCGGTACCGTTCTATGCAGTCGCCAAAACGGTTATTGTCCATTTTTATCACACTTACTACAAGAAAAATGGCGATGATGCATTGATTTGA
- a CDS encoding SE1832 family protein, which translates to MTKKEIEDELMDLKSDYIRIQGDLEKATSFGVNTSKGEQQLIEMENRMKELNRKLDELK; encoded by the coding sequence ATGACAAAAAAAGAAATAGAAGATGAACTGATGGATTTGAAATCAGATTATATCCGAATTCAGGGGGATCTGGAAAAAGCTACTTCATTTGGTGTAAATACTTCCAAAGGGGAGCAGCAATTGATTGAAATGGAAAACCGGATGAAAGAACTGAACCGGAAACTGGATGAGCTCAAGTAA
- a CDS encoding cation:proton antiporter: protein MVPSLLFEVMLIGLLGIGSQWIAWRYRMPAIVVMSISGLIVGPILGLMNPEEDFGSLYNPIISVAVAIILFEGSLNLSFKELKGLGKPVFRIATVGAFIAWILGSLTAHYIAGLSWTVAFVIGGLFIVTGPTVILPLLRQSKLKATPAKLLKWEGIIVDPIGALLAVFAFEIIAFLTSTNPDSTSLLLFFAASIFAVILGWACGRGIGWMFETGHIPEFLKSPAVFIVVIFAFTFADEIEHETGLLAVTAMGMTLANLGISSVADMRHFKENISILLISAIYVMLTASLQVDVLLKIFDPNIIGYVILMMIVVRPLSIFLSTWGTSLSLNEKLLVGWIAPRGIVALTVSGYFASILTDAGYEDASIITTLTFGLVFFTVCAHGFSIGPLAKKLHLSLEGRPGTLIVGSNKFTVNLAKTLSKAKNPVLIVDSSWERLRLAREAGVPFYHGEMMSEQTEYHLDTNPYEYLVAATDFHSYNALVCTTFMPEYGRTNVFKVSPYKLLDGGVNDSVDRVGGRILFKEDVSMEDLINKIAKHYVFRQTTLTDQYSYKKYLTEKDEEAVMLYALKPSGKIKFYTEEMRVSPESGDTIVSLTPPKKEIKKIKERLENQRNNNNGNKD, encoded by the coding sequence ATGGTTCCATCTCTTTTATTTGAAGTCATGCTGATTGGCCTTTTAGGGATTGGTTCACAATGGATTGCCTGGCGCTACCGTATGCCTGCCATTGTGGTGATGTCCATCTCCGGACTTATCGTTGGTCCGATACTGGGACTCATGAATCCTGAGGAAGACTTCGGCAGTTTATATAATCCTATTATCTCCGTTGCGGTTGCGATTATCCTTTTTGAAGGTAGTCTTAACCTGAGTTTTAAGGAGCTGAAGGGTCTGGGCAAGCCGGTATTTCGGATCGCTACAGTCGGTGCGTTTATTGCCTGGATTTTAGGCTCATTGACCGCACATTATATTGCTGGACTATCCTGGACCGTTGCTTTTGTAATCGGAGGGTTATTCATTGTAACCGGACCGACTGTTATTCTGCCTTTGCTGCGCCAGTCAAAGTTAAAGGCAACGCCCGCGAAGTTGTTAAAATGGGAAGGCATTATTGTTGATCCAATCGGTGCTTTGCTCGCAGTCTTTGCGTTTGAAATTATCGCCTTTTTGACTTCAACTAACCCGGATAGCACTTCTTTACTCTTATTCTTTGCTGCATCCATATTTGCTGTTATATTAGGGTGGGCTTGCGGCCGCGGAATAGGCTGGATGTTTGAAACAGGTCATATACCGGAGTTTCTGAAGTCTCCGGCAGTCTTTATCGTTGTCATTTTTGCCTTTACTTTTGCCGATGAAATAGAGCATGAAACTGGACTGCTGGCCGTAACAGCTATGGGGATGACCCTGGCGAATCTCGGTATAAGTTCCGTCGCAGACATGCGTCACTTTAAGGAAAATATTTCTATCCTGCTTATTTCCGCAATCTATGTAATGCTTACAGCTTCCCTTCAAGTGGATGTTTTACTGAAAATTTTTGACCCGAACATAATTGGATATGTCATTTTGATGATGATTGTTGTCCGACCGTTATCCATCTTTCTGTCAACATGGGGTACGTCCCTGTCATTGAATGAAAAACTTCTGGTCGGCTGGATTGCACCAAGGGGAATTGTTGCACTGACAGTGTCCGGTTATTTTGCTTCCATTCTGACAGACGCCGGGTATGAAGATGCATCAATCATTACCACACTTACCTTTGGATTGGTATTTTTCACAGTTTGCGCACACGGGTTTTCAATCGGACCGCTGGCAAAAAAACTTCATCTTTCTCTGGAAGGAAGACCAGGTACACTTATTGTCGGCAGTAATAAATTCACTGTAAATCTTGCCAAAACATTGTCCAAAGCCAAAAATCCGGTTTTGATTGTTGATTCATCGTGGGAAAGATTACGTCTGGCACGGGAAGCAGGGGTGCCATTCTATCATGGTGAAATGATGTCAGAGCAGACTGAATATCATTTAGATACGAATCCATATGAATATTTGGTTGCGGCAACTGATTTCCATTCCTATAATGCATTGGTATGTACGACGTTTATGCCGGAATACGGGAGGACTAATGTATTTAAAGTCAGTCCGTATAAATTACTGGATGGCGGTGTCAACGATTCTGTCGATCGGGTTGGCGGCCGAATTTTGTTTAAAGAGGATGTCTCTATGGAGGATCTGATCAACAAAATTGCCAAACATTATGTGTTCCGTCAGACAACATTGACTGATCAATACAGTTATAAAAAATATTTGACGGAAAAAGATGAGGAAGCTGTTATGCTTTATGCATTGAAGCCATCCGGAAAAATTAAATTTTACACCGAAGAAATGCGGGTTTCTCCTGAATCAGGCGATACAATCGTAAGTCTGACACCGCCGAAAAAAGAAATCAAAAAGATTAAGGAACGGCTTGAAAATCAACGTAACAATAACAACGGCAATAAGGATTAA
- the brnQ gene encoding branched-chain amino acid transport system II carrier protein — MNKNTFVIGFMLFALFFGAGNLIYPPTLGMDSGTSYWPAIAGFVITGVGLPILAVTSISYVENDARELADKVHPIFGLIFTSAVYLAIGPFFGVPRAATVAYEMSMEPFMNGTSSLMLFIFTSLFFILVYVVSMNPSKMVDRIGQYLTPILLLSIIALIIGGFFLLDDPLMEPTEKYTNAPFFKGFIEGYLTMDAIAALAFGIIVVNAFKDRGIHTKKALLTSTLKAGIITGIGLIAVYSSIGWIGAKMANNGNYANGGEILSGAADIIFGTFGALLLGVIVSLACFTTCVGLIVACGQFFSKITPLSYKWIIAFVTIVSYLIANQGLNTIIKVSVPVLVFIYPIAIVLILLTFMQKIFGGAHSVYRGAILLTAIISLYDGLTAFGLKMPAVTAALEYLPFFAIGLGWIVPAFIGGLIGYMFKGKQHQPVSVKS, encoded by the coding sequence ATGAATAAAAATACCTTTGTAATAGGATTTATGTTATTTGCACTATTCTTCGGTGCAGGAAATCTGATTTATCCACCGACTTTGGGAATGGATTCCGGAACATCGTACTGGCCGGCGATTGCCGGTTTTGTCATAACAGGAGTCGGTTTGCCGATACTCGCAGTCACATCCATTTCATATGTGGAAAATGATGCAAGGGAATTGGCAGATAAGGTCCATCCGATTTTCGGACTTATTTTTACATCTGCTGTATATCTGGCAATCGGTCCATTTTTCGGGGTGCCGCGTGCTGCAACAGTAGCATATGAAATGAGCATGGAACCATTTATGAATGGTACCTCCTCCCTGATGCTGTTTATTTTTACAAGTCTCTTTTTTATCCTGGTTTATGTTGTGAGCATGAATCCGTCAAAAATGGTGGATCGGATTGGCCAATACTTAACACCAATTCTGCTTCTTTCCATTATTGCCTTAATCATTGGCGGTTTTTTCCTGCTTGATGATCCATTAATGGAACCGACTGAAAAATACACAAATGCTCCTTTTTTCAAAGGGTTTATTGAAGGATATTTGACGATGGATGCCATTGCAGCCTTGGCCTTTGGAATTATTGTGGTCAACGCGTTTAAGGACCGCGGCATCCACACAAAAAAAGCACTTTTGACATCTACACTAAAAGCGGGGATCATTACCGGGATCGGTCTCATTGCTGTTTATTCATCAATCGGCTGGATCGGCGCAAAAATGGCAAACAACGGAAATTATGCCAATGGTGGTGAAATTTTATCCGGAGCGGCTGATATAATATTTGGTACGTTTGGTGCATTATTGCTCGGTGTCATCGTATCACTTGCATGTTTCACGACATGTGTCGGGCTGATTGTGGCATGCGGCCAGTTTTTCTCTAAAATTACACCATTGTCCTATAAATGGATCATTGCATTCGTGACAATTGTCAGTTACCTGATTGCCAACCAGGGTCTAAACACCATTATTAAGGTATCTGTTCCAGTTCTCGTATTTATTTATCCGATTGCCATTGTGCTTATATTACTTACCTTTATGCAAAAAATATTTGGTGGTGCACATTCAGTTTATCGCGGGGCCATCCTCCTTACAGCCATTATATCGTTGTATGACGGTCTTACCGCATTCGGATTGAAAATGCCAGCAGTCACCGCTGCCTTGGAATATCTGCCATTTTTCGCTATTGGGCTTGGCTGGATTGTTCCGGCTTTCATTGGCGGACTGATCGGTTACATGTTTAAAGGAAAACAGCACCAGCCTGTATCCGTTAAGAGCTGA